A DNA window from Enterobacter asburiae contains the following coding sequences:
- a CDS encoding N-acetylmuramoyl-L-alanine amidase, which yields MTRSLATLLLALLLAGCATEKGIIDKGAYELDTRHQAQAAYPRIKVLVIHYTADDFDSSLATLTDKNVSSHYLIPAKPPAPDGKPRIWQLVPESELAWHAGISFWRGTNRINDTSVGIELENRGWQKTSGVKHFTPFEPAQIAALVPLAKDIITRYNIRPENVVAHSDIAPQRKDDPGPLFPWRELAQQGIGAWPDPARVAFYLNGKPRDELVEPKVLLDLLSRYGYEVTDNMTNAQQKRVIVAFQMHFRPARWDGVADRETLAIAEALLERYGQG from the coding sequence ATGACGCGTTCGCTTGCCACGCTCCTGCTGGCGCTGCTGCTGGCAGGGTGTGCCACGGAAAAAGGGATTATCGACAAAGGCGCCTACGAGCTGGACACGCGTCATCAGGCGCAGGCGGCTTACCCGCGCATCAAGGTGCTGGTGATCCACTACACCGCAGATGACTTTGACAGCTCGCTGGCCACGCTGACGGATAAGAACGTCAGCTCCCACTATTTGATCCCGGCTAAACCCCCTGCTCCGGACGGTAAGCCCCGCATCTGGCAGCTGGTGCCTGAAAGCGAACTGGCCTGGCATGCGGGCATCAGCTTCTGGCGCGGCACCAACCGGATTAACGATACGTCTGTCGGCATTGAGCTGGAGAACCGCGGCTGGCAAAAAACGTCGGGCGTTAAGCATTTTACGCCGTTTGAGCCTGCGCAAATTGCGGCGCTGGTTCCGCTCGCCAAAGACATTATTACCCGCTACAACATCAGACCTGAAAACGTGGTGGCCCATTCGGACATCGCCCCGCAGCGCAAAGACGATCCCGGCCCGCTGTTCCCTTGGCGTGAGCTGGCGCAGCAGGGGATTGGTGCATGGCCCGACCCGGCGCGGGTGGCGTTTTACCTGAACGGCAAGCCGCGCGATGAGCTCGTGGAGCCGAAGGTGCTGCTCGATCTCCTGTCGCGCTACGGCTATGAGGTGACCGATAACATGACGAACGCGCAGCAGAAGCGCGTTATCGTCGCGTTTCAGATGCATTTTCGCCCGGCGCGCTGGGACGGCGTGGCCGATCGCGAAACGCTGGCTATCGCGGAGGCGCTGCTGGAGCGCTACGGGCAGGGGTAA
- a CDS encoding heavy metal-binding domain-containing protein, with the protein MQFSTTPTLEGQTITEYCGVVTGEAILGANIFRDFFAGIRDIVGGRSGAYEKELRKAREIAFKELGEQAEALGADAVVGIDIDYETVGKDASMLMMSVSGTAVKTLR; encoded by the coding sequence ATGCAGTTTTCAACAACGCCAACCCTGGAAGGGCAGACAATAACCGAGTATTGCGGTGTGGTTACCGGCGAAGCCATTCTCGGCGCTAATATCTTCCGCGACTTTTTTGCCGGTATCCGCGATATCGTTGGCGGCCGCTCGGGCGCATACGAAAAAGAGCTGCGTAAAGCGCGCGAAATCGCCTTTAAAGAGCTTGGCGAGCAGGCGGAAGCCCTCGGCGCTGATGCGGTTGTGGGGATTGATATCGACTACGAAACGGTCGGGAAAGATGCCAGCATGCTGATGATGAGCGTAAGCGGTACGGCGGTGAAAACCCTCCGATGA
- a CDS encoding lipoprotein encodes MRYSALTLLVPCALVLSACTTTVTPAFKDIGTRSGPCIEGGPDAVAQQFYDYRIQHRSNDLTGLRPYLSDGLAKLLNDATRDPQHNTLLKSDPFSSRTTLPDSAEVASASTIPNTDARNIPLRVKLTQGTQTWQDEVLMIREGQCWAVDDVRYVGGSVHAPAGTLRQSIENR; translated from the coding sequence ATGCGCTATTCTGCTTTAACACTTTTGGTGCCCTGCGCGCTGGTGCTCAGCGCCTGTACCACCACGGTCACGCCAGCCTTTAAGGATATCGGTACCCGCAGCGGCCCCTGCATTGAGGGCGGCCCGGACGCCGTGGCGCAGCAGTTCTATGATTATCGCATTCAGCACCGCAGCAACGATCTCACCGGCCTGCGCCCGTATCTGAGCGACGGTCTGGCAAAACTGCTTAACGACGCCACCCGCGATCCTCAGCACAACACATTGCTGAAATCCGATCCGTTCTCCAGCCGCACCACGCTGCCGGACAGCGCCGAAGTAGCCAGCGCGTCAACCATCCCAAATACCGATGCCCGTAATATTCCGCTGCGCGTGAAGCTGACGCAGGGAACCCAAACCTGGCAGGATGAAGTGCTGATGATCCGTGAAGGACAGTGCTGGGCGGTAGACGACGTGCGCTACGTTGGCGGCAGCGTTCATGCCCCGGCAGGCACGCTGCGCCAGTCGATTGAGAATCGCTAA
- the artP gene encoding arginine ABC transporter ATP-binding protein ArtP, with product MSIKLNGINCFYGAHQALFDITLNCPEGETLVLLGPSGAGKSSLLRVLNLLEMPRSGTLAIAGNHFDFAKTPSDKAIRELRQNVGMVFQQYNLWPHLTVLQNLIEAPCRVLGLSKDQAIARAEKLLDRLRLKPYSDRYPLHLSGGQQQRVAIARALMMEPAVLLFDEPTAALDPEITAQIVSIIRELAETNITQVIVTHEVEVARKTASRVVYMENGYIVEQGDASCFANPQTDAFKNYLSH from the coding sequence ATGAGTATTAAACTAAACGGCATTAACTGCTTCTACGGCGCACACCAGGCGCTGTTTGACATCACGCTGAACTGCCCGGAAGGCGAAACGCTGGTTTTGCTTGGCCCAAGCGGTGCAGGCAAAAGCTCCCTTCTGCGTGTCCTTAATCTGCTTGAGATGCCCCGTTCAGGTACGCTGGCAATTGCCGGTAACCATTTTGACTTCGCTAAAACGCCGTCTGATAAAGCGATTCGCGAACTGCGTCAAAACGTCGGCATGGTCTTCCAGCAATACAATCTCTGGCCGCATCTGACCGTCCTGCAAAACCTGATTGAAGCGCCGTGCCGCGTGCTGGGGTTAAGCAAGGATCAGGCGATCGCGCGCGCTGAAAAGCTGCTGGATCGTCTGCGCCTTAAGCCCTACAGCGACCGCTATCCGCTGCACCTTTCCGGTGGTCAGCAGCAGCGCGTAGCCATTGCCCGCGCGCTGATGATGGAGCCTGCGGTACTGCTGTTTGATGAACCGACCGCGGCGCTGGACCCGGAAATTACCGCCCAGATCGTCAGCATCATTCGCGAGCTGGCGGAAACCAATATTACTCAGGTTATCGTCACCCACGAAGTGGAAGTGGCGCGTAAAACCGCCAGCCGTGTGGTCTACATGGAAAACGGGTATATCGTTGAGCAAGGTGATGCGAGCTGCTTCGCGAACCCGCAAACCGATGCCTTCAAAAACTATTTATCTCATTGA
- the artI gene encoding arginine ABC transporter substrate-binding protein ArtI, with protein MKKVLLAVLLAGVTLSATAAQTIRFATEASYPPFESIDANNKIVGFDVDLANALCKEIDATCTFSNQAFDSLIPSLKFRRIDAVMAGMDITPEREKQVLFSTPYYDNSALFIGQKGKFTSVDQLKGKKVGVQNGTTHQKFIMDKHPEITTVPYDSYQNAKLDLQNGRIDGVFGDTAVVTEWLKANDKLAPVGDKVTDKDYFGTGLGIAVRQGNTELQQKFNAALEKVKKDGTYETIYKKWFQK; from the coding sequence ATGAAAAAAGTATTACTTGCCGTGCTGCTTGCTGGCGTTACCCTTTCCGCTACCGCAGCTCAGACCATTCGTTTCGCCACGGAAGCCTCTTACCCTCCGTTTGAGTCCATTGATGCGAACAACAAAATTGTTGGCTTCGACGTGGACCTGGCTAACGCCCTGTGTAAAGAGATCGACGCGACCTGTACCTTCAGCAACCAGGCGTTCGACAGCCTGATCCCAAGCCTGAAGTTCCGCCGTATCGACGCCGTGATGGCCGGTATGGACATCACCCCGGAGCGTGAAAAGCAGGTTCTGTTCTCTACGCCTTACTACGACAACTCCGCCCTGTTCATTGGTCAAAAAGGTAAATTCACCTCTGTCGATCAGCTGAAAGGCAAAAAAGTTGGCGTGCAGAACGGCACCACGCACCAGAAATTCATCATGGATAAACATCCGGAAATCACTACCGTTCCGTATGACAGCTACCAGAACGCGAAGCTGGATCTGCAAAATGGCCGTATCGACGGCGTATTTGGTGATACCGCGGTCGTAACCGAGTGGCTGAAAGCCAACGATAAACTGGCGCCAGTGGGCGACAAAGTGACCGATAAGGATTACTTCGGTACCGGTCTGGGGATTGCCGTTCGTCAGGGCAACACTGAGCTGCAGCAGAAATTCAACGCTGCGCTGGAAAAAGTGAAGAAAGACGGCACCTACGAAACCATCTACAAAAAATGGTTCCAGAAGTAA
- the artQ gene encoding arginine ABC transporter permease ArtQ: MNEIFPLASAAGMTVGLAVCALIIGLVLAMFFAVWESAKWFPVAWTGSALVTVLRGLPEILVVLFIYFGSSQLLLTLSDGFTINLGFAQIPVQMQIENFDVSPFLCGVIALSLLYSAYASQTLRGALKAVPQGQWESGQALGLSKSAIFFRLVMPQMWRHALPGLGNQWLVLLKDTALVSLISVNDLMLQTKSIATRTQEPFTWYIVAAAIYLVITLLSQYILKRIDLRATRFERRPG, from the coding sequence ATGAATGAAATTTTTCCTTTAGCAAGCGCCGCCGGGATGACCGTCGGCCTTGCCGTTTGCGCACTGATTATCGGCCTCGTGCTGGCGATGTTCTTTGCGGTGTGGGAATCCGCGAAATGGTTCCCCGTCGCCTGGACAGGCTCCGCGCTGGTCACCGTGCTGCGTGGGCTTCCGGAAATTCTGGTGGTCCTGTTTATCTATTTCGGCTCCTCACAGCTGCTGCTGACGCTGTCGGACGGTTTTACGATCAATCTTGGCTTTGCGCAGATCCCGGTGCAGATGCAGATTGAAAACTTCGACGTCAGCCCGTTCCTGTGCGGCGTGATTGCCCTCTCCCTGCTCTACTCCGCGTACGCGTCGCAAACCCTGCGCGGTGCGCTGAAAGCCGTGCCGCAGGGTCAATGGGAGTCGGGTCAGGCGTTAGGTCTGTCGAAATCAGCGATCTTCTTCCGTCTGGTCATGCCGCAGATGTGGCGCCATGCCCTGCCGGGCCTCGGCAACCAGTGGCTGGTGCTGCTGAAAGATACCGCGCTGGTGAGCCTGATCAGCGTTAACGATTTGATGCTGCAAACCAAAAGCATCGCCACCCGCACCCAGGAGCCTTTTACCTGGTACATTGTGGCGGCGGCTATCTACCTGGTGATCACGTTGCTCAGTCAGTACATCCTCAAGCGTATTGACCTGCGTGCGACGCGCTTTGAACGGAGACCAGGCTGA
- the artM gene encoding arginine ABC transporter permease ArtM: MLEYFPELMKGLHTSLTLTVASIIVALILALIFTIILTLKTPVLVWIVRGYITLFTGTPLLVQIFLIYYGPGQFPSLQEYPVIWHLLSEPWLCALIALSLNSAAYTTQLFYGAIRAIPEGQWQSCGALGMSKKDTLAILLPYAFKRALSSYSNEVVLVFKSTSLAYTITLMEVMGHGQLLYGRTYDVMVFGAAGVVYLVVNGLLTLMMRLIERKALAFERRN; the protein is encoded by the coding sequence ATGCTTGAATATTTCCCCGAGCTGATGAAAGGGCTGCACACCAGCCTGACGCTGACCGTGGCGTCCATTATCGTGGCGCTGATCCTGGCCCTTATCTTCACCATCATCCTGACGCTGAAAACGCCGGTGCTGGTGTGGATTGTGCGCGGCTACATCACCCTGTTTACCGGTACGCCGCTGCTGGTGCAGATCTTCCTGATTTACTACGGCCCGGGCCAGTTCCCGTCGCTGCAGGAGTATCCGGTTATCTGGCATCTGCTTTCTGAACCGTGGCTGTGTGCCCTGATTGCCCTTTCGCTGAACAGTGCGGCCTATACCACCCAGCTGTTCTACGGGGCGATCCGCGCCATTCCGGAAGGACAATGGCAGTCCTGCGGAGCGCTGGGCATGAGCAAGAAGGACACGCTGGCGATCCTGCTGCCGTACGCCTTTAAGCGCGCGCTTTCCTCTTACTCCAACGAAGTGGTGCTGGTGTTCAAAAGTACCTCTCTGGCCTACACCATCACCCTGATGGAGGTGATGGGTCACGGACAGCTGCTGTACGGGCGCACCTATGACGTGATGGTGTTCGGCGCGGCAGGCGTGGTTTACCTGGTGGTTAACGGCCTGTTGACGCTGATGATGCGCCTGATCGAGCGTAAAGCGCTGGCGTTTGAGCGCAGAAATTAA
- the artJ gene encoding arginine ABC transporter substrate-binding protein ArtJ yields the protein MKKLVLATLLATFAAGVSAADKINFGVSATYPPFESLDASNQIVGFDIDLAKALCKQMQADCTFTNHAFDSLIPSLKFKKYDAVISGMDITPERSKQVAFTDPYYANSAVVIAKKGAYTSFDQLKGKRIGMENGTTHQKYLQDKHPEVKTVAYDSYQNAIIDLKNGRIDGVFGDTAVVNEWLKTNPQLGTATEKVTDPQYFGTGLGIAVRPDNKALLEKLNGALKAIKADGTYQKISEQWFPQ from the coding sequence ATGAAAAAGTTAGTTCTGGCAACATTACTCGCCACCTTCGCCGCTGGCGTATCCGCAGCTGATAAAATCAATTTTGGCGTGTCCGCCACCTATCCGCCGTTTGAATCGCTGGATGCCAGCAACCAGATCGTGGGTTTCGACATTGACCTGGCAAAAGCGCTGTGCAAACAAATGCAGGCCGACTGCACCTTTACCAACCATGCCTTCGACAGCCTGATCCCGTCGCTGAAATTCAAAAAATACGACGCGGTGATCTCAGGGATGGACATCACGCCTGAGCGCAGCAAACAGGTTGCGTTCACCGACCCGTACTACGCCAACTCGGCGGTCGTGATTGCGAAGAAAGGCGCCTATACCTCTTTCGATCAGCTGAAAGGCAAACGCATCGGGATGGAAAACGGCACCACGCACCAGAAATACCTCCAGGACAAACATCCTGAAGTGAAAACCGTGGCCTATGACAGCTACCAGAACGCGATTATCGACCTGAAAAATGGCCGTATCGACGGCGTGTTCGGCGATACCGCCGTGGTGAACGAATGGCTGAAAACCAATCCGCAGCTGGGCACCGCAACCGAGAAAGTGACCGATCCGCAGTACTTCGGCACGGGTCTGGGCATCGCGGTACGTCCGGATAACAAGGCCCTGCTGGAAAAACTGAACGGCGCGCTGAAAGCGATTAAAGCTGACGGTACGTACCAGAAAATCAGCGAGCAGTGGTTCCCGCAGTAA
- a CDS encoding ATP-binding protein, with protein MMRRFSLGQRLTLLFILLMMLCATVACAVQLYTSTQYGNAMVQRLSGGLAQQIVLREPILDAQGRVDRTALKPLFDRLMTFNPSVELYVVSPDGDILADAAPPGHIQRQKIDLAPVQTFLSGTAIPVLGDDPRSQNKKVFSATPLRQDGELKGYLYIILQGEESNALAEMAWHKALWSTVLWSLLWVALFGLLAGLLVWYWVTRPVKQLTVEVAGLEQDSISAIRQLAAQPLDAAAKDEVAILRNSFIELARKITRQWDQLADSDRQRREFIANISHDLRTPLTSLLGYLETLSLKSATLTPQEHQQYLATALRQGQKVRHLSQQLFELARLEHGGIKPQRERFAMGELISDVAQKFELTARTREVNLHIDVPGPLPLINADVSMIERVVTNLLDNAMRHTPSGGEIRLAVWQENERLQVEVADSGTGVDASLRDDLFQRPSALNTQASRENRGGLGLLIVKRMLELHGGGIRLMESVSGARFRFFVPL; from the coding sequence ATGATGCGCCGCTTTAGCCTGGGCCAGCGACTGACGCTGCTGTTTATCCTGCTGATGATGCTCTGCGCCACCGTCGCCTGTGCGGTACAACTCTACACCAGTACGCAGTACGGCAACGCGATGGTGCAGCGGCTGTCGGGCGGGCTGGCACAGCAGATAGTCCTGCGTGAACCGATTCTGGACGCGCAGGGCAGGGTCGACCGAACGGCGCTCAAGCCGCTGTTCGATCGGCTGATGACCTTTAATCCGAGCGTTGAGCTGTACGTTGTCTCCCCGGACGGCGATATCCTGGCCGATGCCGCACCGCCGGGCCACATTCAGCGGCAAAAAATCGATCTGGCCCCGGTTCAGACCTTCCTGAGCGGTACCGCCATACCGGTTCTGGGCGACGACCCTCGCAGTCAAAATAAAAAGGTCTTTAGCGCCACGCCGCTGCGGCAGGACGGCGAGCTAAAAGGCTATCTGTACATTATTTTGCAGGGCGAAGAGTCAAACGCCCTGGCTGAAATGGCCTGGCACAAGGCGCTGTGGAGCACGGTGCTGTGGTCTTTGCTGTGGGTCGCGCTGTTTGGCCTGCTGGCAGGTTTACTGGTCTGGTACTGGGTCACGCGCCCGGTAAAACAGCTGACGGTGGAGGTCGCCGGGCTGGAGCAGGACAGCATCAGCGCTATCAGACAGCTGGCGGCGCAGCCGTTGGACGCGGCGGCCAAGGATGAAGTGGCGATCCTGCGCAACAGCTTTATCGAGCTGGCACGCAAAATCACCCGCCAGTGGGACCAGCTGGCCGACAGCGATCGCCAGCGCCGGGAGTTTATCGCCAATATTTCGCACGATCTCCGTACGCCGCTGACCTCGCTGCTGGGCTATCTGGAAACCCTGTCGCTAAAATCCGCCACGCTGACGCCGCAGGAGCACCAGCAGTATCTCGCCACCGCGCTGCGTCAGGGGCAAAAAGTCCGTCATCTATCGCAGCAGCTGTTCGAGCTGGCGCGCCTTGAGCACGGCGGCATTAAGCCGCAGCGCGAGCGTTTCGCGATGGGGGAGTTGATTTCCGACGTGGCGCAGAAGTTTGAGCTCACCGCCCGCACGCGCGAAGTGAATCTGCATATTGACGTGCCGGGACCGCTGCCGCTGATTAACGCCGATGTGTCGATGATCGAACGCGTGGTGACCAACCTGCTCGATAACGCGATGCGCCATACGCCATCTGGCGGGGAAATTCGTCTGGCGGTCTGGCAGGAGAATGAACGGCTTCAGGTCGAAGTGGCTGACAGCGGAACGGGCGTGGATGCCTCGCTGCGCGACGATCTGTTCCAGCGGCCATCGGCGTTGAACACCCAGGCATCGCGGGAGAATCGCGGCGGGCTGGGGCTGTTAATCGTGAAACGTATGCTGGAGCTGCACGGCGGTGGGATCAGGCTGATGGAGTCGGTGAGCGGGGCGCGGTTCAGGTTCTTTGTGCCACTGTGA
- a CDS encoding response regulator transcription factor: MKQILLAEDDHDIAALLRLNLEDEGYAITHEPDGGKALLRLEKQPWDAVILDLMLPSVDGLEICRRIRQMTRYLPVIIISARSSETDRITGLETGADDYLAKPFSVQELIARIKALFRRQQAMGQAQTDGQIQAHGLTIDPLARSVLLHGQVVDLTPREFELLYFFARHPGEVFSRLALLEQVWGYQHEGYEHTVNTHINRLRIKIEKDAAEPEIIRTVWGKGYKFAEPNHDAPL; the protein is encoded by the coding sequence ATGAAGCAGATCCTGCTGGCGGAAGACGACCACGATATCGCGGCGCTTCTGCGACTCAATTTAGAAGACGAAGGCTACGCCATCACCCACGAGCCCGACGGGGGCAAGGCCTTACTGCGTCTTGAAAAACAGCCGTGGGATGCGGTGATCCTCGACCTGATGCTGCCCAGCGTTGACGGTCTGGAGATTTGCCGCCGCATCCGTCAGATGACGCGCTACCTGCCGGTGATCATCATCAGCGCCCGCAGCAGCGAGACCGACCGCATTACCGGGCTGGAAACCGGCGCCGATGATTATCTGGCGAAGCCATTCTCGGTGCAGGAACTCATTGCGCGCATCAAAGCGCTGTTCCGCCGCCAGCAGGCGATGGGGCAGGCGCAAACCGACGGTCAAATTCAGGCCCACGGTCTGACCATCGATCCGCTGGCGCGCAGCGTGCTGCTTCACGGCCAGGTGGTGGATCTCACCCCGCGCGAATTCGAGCTGCTGTACTTCTTTGCCCGTCATCCTGGCGAGGTCTTTTCGCGTCTGGCGCTGCTGGAGCAGGTCTGGGGCTATCAGCACGAAGGCTATGAGCACACTGTTAACACCCATATCAACCGCCTGCGCATCAAGATTGAGAAGGACGCCGCCGAGCCGGAGATTATTCGCACCGTCTGGGGCAAGGGCTATAAATTTGCGGAGCCAAATCATGATGCGCCGCTTTAG
- the rlmC gene encoding 23S rRNA (uracil(747)-C(5))-methyltransferase RlmC has protein sequence MQCALYDAGRCRSCQWIEQPVSQQLTAKMADLQQLLAAHAVGEWCAPVSGPEQGFRNKAKMVVSGSVEKPLLGMLHRDGTPEDLTDCPLYPASFEPVFAALKPFIARAGLTPYSVARRRGELKYLLLTESQLDGGMMLRFVLRSEAKLEQLRAALPWLQEQLPQLKVITANIQPVHMAIMEGEKEIFFTDQHALAESFNGVPLWIRPQSFFQTNPTVASSLYATARDWVRALNIQHMWDLFCGVGGFGLHCATPEMQLTGIEISAEAIACAKQSAAGLGLTNLHFQALDSTQFATGQGNVPELVLVNPPRRGIGKALCDYLSQMAPEYIVYSSCNAQTMAKDIASLPGYRIERVQLFDMFPHTAHYEVLTLLVKS, from the coding sequence ATGCAGTGCGCACTCTATGACGCCGGACGCTGCCGCTCCTGTCAGTGGATAGAACAGCCGGTTTCTCAACAACTCACCGCCAAAATGGCCGACCTGCAACAGCTGCTGGCAGCGCACGCGGTGGGCGAGTGGTGCGCACCCGTCAGCGGCCCGGAGCAGGGCTTTCGTAATAAAGCCAAAATGGTGGTCAGCGGCAGCGTTGAAAAACCGCTGCTGGGGATGCTGCACCGCGACGGCACGCCGGAAGACTTAACCGACTGCCCGCTGTATCCCGCCTCGTTTGAACCCGTCTTTGCCGCGCTGAAACCGTTTATCGCGCGTGCAGGGTTAACGCCTTACAGCGTCGCCCGCAGGCGCGGCGAGCTGAAATACCTTCTGCTGACGGAAAGCCAACTCGACGGGGGCATGATGCTGCGCTTCGTGCTGCGCTCGGAAGCCAAGCTGGAGCAGCTGCGCGCGGCGCTGCCGTGGCTGCAGGAACAGCTGCCGCAGCTGAAGGTCATTACGGCGAATATTCAGCCGGTGCATATGGCGATCATGGAAGGGGAGAAAGAGATTTTCTTCACCGACCAGCACGCGCTGGCCGAAAGCTTCAACGGCGTGCCGCTGTGGATCCGCCCGCAAAGCTTCTTCCAGACTAACCCAACCGTGGCTAGCAGCCTGTACGCCACCGCCCGCGACTGGGTTCGTGCGTTAAACATCCAGCATATGTGGGATCTCTTCTGCGGCGTGGGCGGCTTTGGCCTGCACTGCGCCACGCCAGAGATGCAGCTCACCGGAATAGAGATTTCTGCCGAAGCAATAGCCTGCGCGAAACAGTCCGCCGCCGGGCTGGGGTTAACGAATCTGCACTTCCAGGCGCTGGATTCCACGCAGTTTGCGACCGGCCAGGGCAACGTGCCGGAGCTGGTGCTGGTCAACCCGCCGCGTCGCGGCATCGGCAAGGCGCTGTGCGACTATCTGAGCCAGATGGCGCCCGAGTACATCGTCTATTCCAGCTGTAACGCCCAGACCATGGCGAAAGACATCGCCAGCCTGCCGGGCTACCGCATTGAACGCGTTCAGCTTTTCGATATGTTCCCGCATACCGCGCATTACGAAGTGCTGACGTTGCTCGTGAAATCTTAA
- a CDS encoding YbjO family protein → MGLLKKSRTTHARPNVPALVQVAALAIIMIRCLDVLMILNTLGVRGIGEFIHRSVQTWNLTLVFLSSLVLVFIEIYCAFSLVKGRNWARWVYLLTQITAASYLWAASLGYGYPELFSIAGESKREILRALFMQKLPDMLVLCLLFVPASSRRFFRLQ, encoded by the coding sequence TTGGGATTATTAAAAAAATCACGTACTACGCACGCGCGTCCTAACGTACCTGCACTGGTTCAGGTGGCGGCGCTCGCCATTATTATGATCCGCTGCCTGGACGTGCTGATGATTCTGAACACCCTGGGCGTTCGCGGCATCGGTGAATTCATTCACCGCAGCGTGCAGACGTGGAATCTGACGCTGGTCTTTTTGAGCAGCCTGGTGCTGGTGTTTATCGAGATCTACTGCGCGTTTTCGCTGGTCAAAGGGCGCAACTGGGCGCGCTGGGTCTATCTGCTGACGCAAATTACCGCTGCCAGCTATCTGTGGGCCGCCTCGCTGGGATACGGTTACCCGGAGCTGTTCAGCATTGCCGGGGAATCCAAACGCGAGATCCTGCGCGCGCTGTTTATGCAAAAACTTCCGGATATGCTGGTGCTCTGTCTACTCTTCGTTCCGGCCTCAAGCCGGCGGTTCTTCCGCCTGCAATAA
- the potI gene encoding putrescine ABC transporter permease PotI has translation MNNLPVVRSPWRIAILVIGFTFLYAPMLMLVIYSFNSSKLVTVWAGWSTRWYSELFHDDAMMSAVGLSLTIAALAATMASVLGTIAALVMVRFGRFRGSNGFAFMITAPLVMPDVITGLALLLLFVALAHAIGWPADRGMLTIWLAHVTFCTAYVAVVISSRMRELDRSIEEAAMDLGATPLKVFFIITLPMIMPAVISGWLLAFTLSLDDLVIASFVSGPGATTLPMLVFSSVRMGVNPEINALASIILGVVGIVGFIAWYLMARAEKQRVRDIQRARRG, from the coding sequence ATGAACAACTTACCGGTAGTGCGCTCCCCGTGGCGAATTGCGATCCTCGTTATCGGCTTTACCTTCCTGTATGCGCCGATGCTGATGCTGGTGATCTACTCGTTCAACAGCTCTAAGCTGGTAACGGTCTGGGCGGGCTGGTCGACGCGCTGGTACAGCGAGCTGTTCCACGACGATGCGATGATGAGCGCGGTGGGGCTGAGTCTGACCATTGCTGCCCTTGCGGCGACAATGGCGTCGGTGCTGGGCACGATCGCCGCGCTGGTGATGGTGCGATTCGGGCGTTTTCGTGGCTCAAACGGGTTCGCGTTTATGATCACCGCGCCGCTGGTCATGCCGGACGTGATCACCGGTCTCGCGCTGCTGCTGCTGTTCGTGGCCCTGGCGCACGCCATCGGCTGGCCGGCGGATCGCGGCATGCTCACCATCTGGCTGGCGCACGTCACCTTCTGTACGGCCTACGTGGCGGTTGTGATCTCCTCGCGCATGCGCGAGCTGGATCGCTCCATTGAAGAGGCGGCGATGGATCTTGGCGCGACGCCGCTGAAGGTCTTTTTCATCATTACCCTGCCGATGATTATGCCGGCGGTGATCTCCGGCTGGCTGCTGGCGTTTACGCTGTCGCTGGACGATCTGGTTATCGCCAGCTTTGTCTCCGGACCGGGCGCGACGACGCTGCCTATGCTGGTCTTCTCCAGCGTGCGCATGGGGGTTAACCCGGAGATTAACGCCCTGGCTTCCATCATCCTCGGCGTGGTCGGAATTGTCGGATTTATCGCCTGGTATTTGATGGCGCGCGCGGAAAAACAGCGCGTGCGCGATATCCAGCGTGCAAGACGCGGCTGA